The Streptomyces sp. NBC_00224 genome has a window encoding:
- a CDS encoding transposase, whose protein sequence is MLGVDEFAFRRGWRYGTVLVDVEAARVVDVLPDRDAATFIAWLHQHPGAEIICRDRATAYSTAIREAAPDAQEIADRWHLLHNLSAAVEKTCHQHRPCLRKRADENE, encoded by the coding sequence GTGCTCGGCGTCGACGAGTTCGCCTTCCGCAGGGGATGGCGCTACGGCACCGTGCTGGTCGACGTGGAGGCGGCCCGGGTGGTCGATGTCCTCCCCGACCGGGACGCGGCGACCTTCATCGCCTGGCTGCACCAACACCCCGGCGCCGAGATCATCTGCCGGGATCGGGCCACCGCCTACTCCACCGCGATCCGCGAAGCCGCCCCCGACGCCCAGGAGATCGCGGACCGCTGGCACCTGCTCCATAACCTCTCCGCCGCGGTCGAGAAGACCTGCCACCAGCACCGCCCCTGCCTGCGCAAACGCGCCGACGAGAACGAGTAG
- a CDS encoding transposase gives MALRTVDRYSDIHRLLGEGCSVSETARRPHLDRKTVRHFRDTDLDTLLASSRMGRPKGVLEPYTAHLTERFTDGVTSPIALYREIRERGYQGSDMPVRTYVAGLRTGTVEPARGAIPRPRKITTWIMLPRGALTRQEEDELLAIRLACPDIARACDLARTFHDLLQHRRGHQLLAWVREAERDAPPPIVAFAQGLCLDLDAVTAGLTLPWSSGIVEGHVNRIKTIKRQMYGRASFRLLRTRILLRS, from the coding sequence ATGGCCCTCCGCACCGTTGACCGGTACTCCGACATCCACCGCCTACTCGGCGAAGGATGCTCCGTCTCCGAGACCGCCCGCCGCCCGCATCTGGACCGCAAGACGGTCCGCCACTTCCGCGACACCGACCTCGACACCCTGCTCGCCTCCTCCCGGATGGGGCGACCCAAGGGGGTACTTGAGCCCTACACTGCCCACCTCACCGAGCGGTTCACCGACGGCGTGACCAGCCCGATCGCGCTCTACCGCGAGATCAGGGAACGCGGCTATCAGGGCAGTGATATGCCCGTGCGTACCTACGTCGCCGGGCTGCGGACGGGCACCGTGGAACCCGCCCGCGGCGCCATCCCCCGCCCACGCAAGATCACCACCTGGATCATGCTGCCCCGCGGAGCACTGACACGCCAGGAGGAAGACGAACTCCTGGCCATACGCCTGGCCTGCCCCGATATCGCCCGGGCCTGCGACCTCGCCCGCACCTTCCACGACCTGCTCCAACACCGCCGCGGCCACCAGCTGTTGGCGTGGGTCCGCGAAGCCGAGCGGGACGCACCGCCGCCGATCGTCGCCTTCGCCCAGGGCCTGTGCCTCGATCTCGACGCCGTCACCGCCGGCCTCACCCTCCCGTGGAGCTCAGGCATCGTCGAGGGCCACGTCAACCGCATCAAGACCATCAAGCGACAGATGTACGGCCGAGCCTCATTCCGACTCCTCCGCACCCGGATCCTGCTTCGATCATGA
- the lanM gene encoding type 2 lanthipeptide synthetase LanM, giving the protein MATVPFADLWLGIADGALIRLLDALDEDVPAGLGLDLPPTGTYEDPFRQALISDLVSRLAGVGEKVLWKEFTSRRTPSDVVFAHLGDPTRQGRPRRTLYCTLLEEIRAEDFRSFIERYPVFGEHLRMTVEQWTVHFSRFLSRLHADFGDLIAAFGLPADVQVRGLRPGLSDPHRGGQTVAVVELVSPTQGSKHLVVYKPKDLTIDKVFQDLLRELPRPRPDDATLGGVTVLIRPEYGYMEYVSHTPSADDAELSRFYRNAGRLTAILYLLGCNDCHHENLIARGDKLHLVDAETLLGGWGSDDDSDLAARVANSVTALGILPQWQVVGRRRLARDVSALGIEPPAAEQSKAQGWTYGNTDAMLVGTCERAANVPTSSPAQPGDRNRIADFVEELIDGFVDQLHTAEADRESWVGVSGHLSRFAGLRRRLVVRPTWIYAWLREQQADPVALTSWLRQRLVLETLAKSYLRSSERPANWRLFHAEVAQMYELDVPFFEMPVDDVRLPLPDGSEISDFLGASGCDTARRKVASLDQQAIDFQAQLVRGAVLAKHHKSAGSTSQAIRLTPRSNQVLDSVGEAERIGNLLLDTAFDDGSDYSEWLGTEVLQDLQTQRFGPLGLSLYGGRVGIALFLAALSLQELPRSEDYRRLARRALADVPRRLWECPAETKRRWWRDQPLGIIGSAGVILGLSLVSEILPEVACPEGWDEMLSGCDEAVLRLDGRTDLVFGAAGLIGPLLRLGTPRAVSLAECAGQLLLEHQHSSGGWLPDGPGSIPLTGLSHGASGIAAALALLADATGHLQYTEGARRALAYERTTFDEIHGNWPDFRSAEANRTNSAVSWCHGAPGIALARMCLRQTAASDAKTSADLLTALVTTADADATLSADSLCCGNLGRAVILRVAATELGEHTWLDAALSLERRTMSERHVHGMYASVNSPGLFQGMSGVGLALLETADASVAVLPQILSAGMYAGSSNP; this is encoded by the coding sequence ATGGCGACCGTGCCGTTCGCCGACCTTTGGCTCGGGATCGCGGACGGAGCACTGATCCGCCTCCTCGACGCTCTTGATGAGGACGTGCCCGCCGGATTGGGGCTGGATCTCCCACCCACCGGCACATATGAAGACCCCTTCCGACAGGCTCTTATCAGCGACCTCGTCTCTCGGCTGGCCGGGGTGGGGGAGAAGGTGCTGTGGAAGGAGTTCACGTCCCGTCGTACGCCGTCCGACGTGGTCTTCGCCCACTTGGGGGACCCCACAAGGCAGGGGCGTCCTCGGCGAACCCTCTACTGCACGCTACTTGAAGAGATTCGCGCCGAGGACTTCAGATCGTTCATCGAGCGCTATCCGGTGTTCGGCGAGCACCTTCGGATGACAGTGGAGCAGTGGACTGTGCACTTCTCTCGGTTCCTCTCCAGGCTTCACGCAGACTTCGGGGATCTCATCGCAGCCTTCGGACTACCCGCCGATGTCCAGGTCCGGGGGCTTCGACCGGGCCTCAGCGATCCCCACCGGGGAGGCCAGACAGTGGCAGTCGTAGAGCTGGTCTCGCCAACGCAAGGCAGTAAGCACCTTGTCGTCTACAAGCCCAAGGACCTTACGATTGACAAAGTGTTCCAGGATCTCCTTCGTGAGCTCCCCCGGCCGAGGCCGGACGACGCCACCCTGGGTGGTGTGACGGTTCTGATCCGCCCTGAGTATGGCTATATGGAGTATGTCTCACACACGCCGTCAGCCGACGACGCCGAACTGAGCCGCTTCTACCGGAACGCCGGCCGGCTCACGGCCATCTTGTACCTTCTCGGCTGCAACGACTGCCACCACGAGAACCTCATCGCGCGCGGAGACAAGCTGCACCTCGTGGATGCCGAGACTTTGCTGGGTGGCTGGGGAAGTGACGACGACTCTGATCTTGCTGCACGGGTTGCGAACTCTGTGACCGCCCTCGGCATCCTGCCCCAGTGGCAGGTCGTCGGACGACGGCGACTCGCGCGCGATGTCAGTGCCCTGGGCATCGAACCTCCGGCTGCCGAGCAGTCAAAGGCGCAGGGGTGGACGTACGGGAACACCGACGCAATGCTCGTCGGCACCTGCGAGCGGGCGGCCAACGTCCCGACGTCGTCACCCGCACAGCCCGGAGACCGCAATCGGATTGCCGATTTCGTCGAGGAGCTGATCGACGGGTTCGTCGATCAGCTGCACACAGCCGAAGCAGACCGCGAGAGCTGGGTCGGCGTCAGCGGCCACCTATCCAGATTCGCTGGCCTGCGCCGACGCCTGGTGGTGAGGCCCACCTGGATCTACGCGTGGTTGCGCGAGCAGCAAGCCGACCCTGTCGCGCTGACTTCCTGGCTGCGACAACGCCTGGTTCTTGAGACGCTCGCCAAAAGCTACCTGCGCAGCTCCGAGCGCCCCGCGAACTGGCGGCTCTTCCACGCCGAAGTGGCGCAAATGTACGAGCTGGACGTGCCGTTCTTTGAGATGCCCGTCGATGATGTTCGCCTCCCACTCCCCGACGGTTCTGAGATCTCCGACTTTTTGGGCGCGTCTGGCTGTGACACAGCCCGCCGCAAGGTCGCGAGCCTCGATCAGCAGGCCATCGACTTCCAGGCCCAACTGGTGCGAGGTGCAGTCCTTGCCAAGCATCACAAGTCGGCCGGATCGACATCGCAGGCTATCCGTCTGACACCACGGTCGAACCAGGTACTCGATTCGGTCGGCGAGGCAGAGCGAATCGGCAACCTCCTCCTTGACACCGCGTTCGACGATGGATCGGACTACTCCGAGTGGTTGGGCACCGAAGTGCTGCAGGACCTCCAGACACAGCGGTTCGGTCCACTCGGGCTATCGCTCTACGGCGGACGGGTCGGCATCGCCCTGTTCCTGGCCGCCCTGTCCCTCCAGGAGCTGCCCCGCTCGGAAGACTACCGACGTCTCGCACGGCGCGCGCTGGCCGACGTGCCACGCCGTCTTTGGGAGTGCCCTGCCGAGACGAAAAGACGATGGTGGCGCGACCAACCGCTCGGGATCATAGGATCGGCTGGAGTCATCCTGGGGCTGTCGCTCGTTTCGGAGATCCTGCCCGAGGTGGCGTGCCCTGAGGGCTGGGACGAAATGCTATCCGGGTGCGACGAGGCAGTACTGCGTCTGGACGGACGCACTGACCTCGTCTTCGGTGCCGCCGGTCTCATCGGGCCCCTTCTGCGTCTGGGTACCCCGCGGGCCGTGTCACTCGCTGAATGCGCTGGTCAACTGCTTTTGGAGCACCAGCACTCCTCCGGCGGGTGGCTCCCGGACGGGCCCGGGAGCATACCGCTCACTGGCCTGTCGCACGGCGCCAGCGGTATAGCTGCGGCGCTGGCGCTCCTCGCTGACGCTACTGGACACCTCCAGTACACGGAGGGCGCGAGGCGGGCATTGGCATATGAACGCACCACCTTTGACGAAATCCACGGAAACTGGCCGGACTTCCGTTCCGCCGAGGCCAACCGCACGAACTCCGCCGTGAGCTGGTGCCACGGTGCCCCAGGAATTGCTCTGGCCCGGATGTGCCTGCGACAGACCGCCGCGTCAGATGCCAAGACATCAGCCGATCTGCTAACCGCCCTGGTCACAACGGCTGACGCGGACGCAACGCTCTCGGCCGACTCGCTCTGCTGCGGGAACCTTGGACGCGCTGTGATCCTCCGAGTAGCAGCAACTGAGCTCGGAGAGCATACGTGGCTCGATGCCGCGCTCTCGCTCGAGCGGCGGACGATGAGTGAACGGCATGTCCATGGCATGTATGCCTCAGTCAATTCGCCGGGCCTGTTCCAGGGAATGTCAGGAGTAGGGCTGGCGCTGCTGGAGACTGCCGATGCGTCGGTGGCCGTCCTCCCACAAATCCTCTCGGCCGGCATGTACGCCGGATCGAGTAACCCGTGA
- a CDS encoding DUF4158 domain-containing protein, whose translation MREIAEYLGWKPPKTIELKELDEFLLARAMEHDAPSLLFRLGCEYLRSAKVIRPGASRSDWIYGGLRGQFSHERGRCHDSAGSVRSPVELRSGAETSG comes from the coding sequence CTGCGGGAGATCGCGGAGTATCTGGGGTGGAAGCCACCGAAGACCATCGAGCTCAAGGAGCTGGACGAGTTCTTGCTGGCCCGCGCGATGGAGCACGACGCGCCGAGCCTGCTGTTCCGGCTGGGGTGCGAGTACCTGCGTTCGGCGAAGGTGATCCGGCCGGGTGCGAGCCGTAGCGATTGGATCTACGGTGGTCTGAGAGGGCAGTTCTCACATGAGAGAGGCCGATGTCATGACTCAGCTGGATCAGTTCGTAGCCCGGTTGAACTCCGATCAGGAGCTGAGACGTCGGGTTGA